In one window of Saprospiraceae bacterium DNA:
- a CDS encoding glycosyl hydrolase, which translates to MLTFVSVGQIPFSEKHIKGMEWRHIGPFRGGRSCAITGLPNKPETFYMGTTGGGVWKTTDAGKHWENISDGFFGGSIGAVEVSQADPNIIWVGEGEQTIRGNVSPGRGIWKSEDAGKTWKKMGLDQTRHMVRIRCHPTNPEILMVAALGNVFKSHPDRGIYKSNDGGKSWKKVLHVNDSTGAAELTYDPSNPRIVYATTWNMRRSAYQMSSGGPGSALWMSTDGGDHWKNISESKGLPSGTWGISTVAVAPSNNDIVYAMIENENGGLFRSNDGGKTWKLVNSERKIRQRAWYFSRICVHPRNQDEVYALNVSLHKSTDGGKTFTTVNTQHGDHHDMWFNPDQPNYIAVANDGGGQISDDGGRHWSTQNNQPTAQFYRVTTDNHHPFRIYVAQQDNSTIRIYHRTEGYSIGSNDWEPTAGGESGHIAIDPLNPEIVYGGSYGGYLNRYDHQRNISRSINVWPDNPLGHGAVNLKYRFQWNFPLFFSPHNPKRLYAASNHLHITEDEGHSWQTTSPDLTRNDTSKMQASGGPITKDNTSVEYYCTIFAAAESPRVKDLLWVGSDDGWVHYSPNGGREWINVTPKDLPPWTMINSIEPDPHSDGGCYLAATGYKSGDFKPYLFKTSDYGKTWQKINTGIPSEHFTRVLRADPVKQGLLYAGTEYGIYFSQDDGKNWHSLQLNLPIVPITDLHIKDDFLIASTQGRSLWLIDDLGPLRQYSSRFTTARPVLYHPKSVLRTDGGSSTSKFSGTNHANGAVVYFYIDSLFVQDSFAFVCIGPNKDTIGRWSNKTGDGSFEKIELKSGSNRLEFQLRGKPAKSFDGMVLWWAGLQAPKPRTGSYKLYVTGPEYSDSTSFQVVLNKKYPTTEAEIEKQYEFIDAIKSTIDRSHKALIEIRDLKKQLNDFCSKLDKNEKTDSLFLIKDAIDSVLTKIENELYQTKSKSNQDPINYPIKLTNKLAHLIALYEHGNFPPTLQAEAYRNEVTKLIDDQLQRFVQVKSEHLKYFNHKIRSLELDFIKPAIVK; encoded by the coding sequence ATACTAACATTTGTTAGTGTTGGGCAAATCCCTTTTTCTGAAAAACACATCAAAGGGATGGAATGGAGACATATCGGGCCATTCAGAGGCGGGCGCTCATGTGCCATAACCGGTTTGCCAAACAAACCCGAAACTTTCTACATGGGAACCACCGGAGGTGGTGTATGGAAAACTACGGATGCAGGAAAACACTGGGAAAATATTTCAGATGGATTTTTTGGCGGAAGCATCGGAGCTGTAGAAGTATCGCAAGCTGATCCCAATATCATCTGGGTGGGAGAAGGCGAACAAACCATTCGTGGTAATGTGAGTCCGGGAAGAGGGATCTGGAAATCTGAGGATGCCGGCAAGACCTGGAAAAAAATGGGACTGGACCAAACCAGGCATATGGTCCGCATCAGATGCCACCCCACAAATCCCGAAATTCTGATGGTGGCTGCACTCGGCAATGTATTCAAGTCACATCCGGATCGCGGAATTTATAAATCAAACGACGGTGGTAAATCCTGGAAAAAAGTTTTACATGTCAATGACAGTACAGGTGCAGCAGAACTGACCTACGATCCATCCAATCCGAGAATTGTATATGCGACGACCTGGAACATGAGACGATCCGCTTATCAGATGAGCAGTGGCGGACCCGGATCTGCATTGTGGATGAGCACCGATGGAGGAGACCACTGGAAAAATATTTCCGAAAGCAAAGGTTTACCATCGGGCACCTGGGGAATCAGTACCGTTGCAGTAGCCCCTTCCAACAACGATATTGTGTACGCTATGATCGAAAATGAAAATGGTGGATTGTTTCGATCGAACGATGGTGGTAAAACCTGGAAGCTCGTAAATTCAGAAAGAAAAATCAGACAACGAGCCTGGTACTTTTCCCGGATTTGTGTACACCCCAGAAATCAGGATGAAGTTTATGCGCTGAATGTTTCCCTGCACAAATCAACTGATGGCGGAAAAACATTCACCACCGTAAATACACAACATGGCGACCATCACGATATGTGGTTTAATCCCGATCAACCAAATTATATTGCCGTAGCCAATGACGGCGGAGGACAAATCAGCGATGACGGAGGCAGGCATTGGTCAACGCAAAACAATCAGCCGACTGCTCAATTTTACAGAGTCACCACCGACAACCACCACCCCTTCCGCATTTATGTTGCGCAACAAGACAACAGCACCATTCGTATCTATCACCGTACAGAAGGATATTCCATCGGGTCAAATGATTGGGAACCCACAGCAGGTGGCGAGTCAGGACATATAGCCATCGATCCCTTGAATCCGGAAATTGTTTATGGCGGAAGTTATGGAGGTTACCTAAACAGATACGACCATCAACGAAACATTAGCAGAAGCATCAACGTGTGGCCAGACAATCCACTTGGACATGGTGCAGTAAATTTAAAATACCGCTTTCAATGGAATTTTCCGCTTTTTTTTAGTCCGCACAATCCCAAACGTTTGTATGCAGCATCCAACCACTTGCACATCACAGAAGATGAAGGACACAGTTGGCAAACCACAAGTCCGGATCTGACGCGCAACGACACCAGTAAGATGCAGGCGTCAGGCGGGCCCATCACAAAAGACAATACTTCTGTGGAGTATTATTGCACCATTTTTGCAGCAGCCGAATCGCCCCGGGTGAAAGACCTCTTATGGGTAGGAAGCGATGATGGATGGGTGCATTACAGTCCGAATGGTGGAAGAGAATGGATAAATGTTACACCCAAAGATTTGCCTCCGTGGACCATGATCAACTCCATTGAACCCGATCCTCATTCAGACGGAGGATGTTATCTGGCTGCAACGGGATATAAGTCGGGTGATTTCAAACCTTATTTATTCAAAACTTCCGACTACGGCAAAACCTGGCAAAAAATAAATACCGGAATCCCATCGGAGCATTTTACAAGGGTATTGCGGGCGGATCCTGTTAAACAGGGATTGTTGTATGCAGGGACTGAATATGGAATTTATTTTTCACAGGACGATGGAAAAAACTGGCATTCGCTTCAACTCAACTTACCCATCGTGCCCATTACCGACTTGCATATTAAAGATGATTTTCTCATTGCGTCCACGCAAGGCAGGAGTCTTTGGCTAATCGACGATCTTGGACCTCTTCGGCAGTACTCTTCGCGTTTTACAACAGCCCGACCGGTTTTATATCATCCCAAATCCGTTTTGCGCACCGATGGTGGATCCTCCACTTCAAAATTTTCCGGTACCAATCATGCAAATGGCGCTGTGGTTTATTTTTACATCGACAGTTTATTTGTTCAAGACAGTTTTGCTTTTGTTTGTATAGGACCAAACAAAGATACTATTGGCCGCTGGTCAAATAAAACCGGAGATGGGTCTTTCGAAAAAATAGAACTTAAATCGGGAAGTAACCGACTTGAATTTCAACTTCGTGGAAAACCGGCCAAAAGTTTCGATGGCATGGTACTTTGGTGGGCTGGCTTACAAGCCCCAAAACCCAGAACCGGCAGTTACAAATTATATGTTACCGGCCCGGAATATTCAGACAGCACATCGTTCCAGGTCGTGCTGAATAAAAAATATCCAACTACGGAGGCTGAAATTGAAAAACAATATGAATTTATTGATGCTATAAAATCGACCATTGACCGTTCGCACAAGGCTCTCATTGAAATTCGCGATCTTAAGAAACAATTGAATGATTTTTGCTCCAAGTTGGATAAAAATGAAAAAACGGATAGTTTGTTCCTGATCAAAGATGCAATCGACAGTGTACTCACTAAAATTGAAAATGAATTGTACCAGACGAAAAGTAAGAGCAATCAGGATCCGATCAACTACCCCATCAAACTGACCAATAAACTGGCACATTTAATTGCTTTATACGAGCACGGAAATTTTCCGCCGACCTTACAAGCCGAAGCTTACCGGAATGAAGTAACAAAGCTCATCGATGATCAATTACAAAGGTTTGTGCAGGTCAAATCCGAACATCTGAAATATTTTAACCACAAAATCAGATCTTTGGAGCTCGACTTTATTAAACCGGCGATTGTTAAATAA
- a CDS encoding FKBP-type peptidyl-prolyl cis-trans isomerase yields the protein MDTLSYSIGVLFGSSLKQQGLDKINAADLAEAFDAAMNGKPTKLSKDEATQIYSKAMGELSAKASHAAKAEGEQFLKENSKKEGVVSLPSGLQYQVIKMGDGAKPSATSKVKTHYHGTLINGKVFDSSVERGEPISFPLNGVIKGWTEALQLMPVGSKWRLFIPYHLAYGERGAGADIKPYSTLIFEVELLAIEE from the coding sequence ATGGATACATTGAGTTACAGTATTGGGGTGTTGTTTGGTAGTAGTTTGAAACAACAGGGGTTGGATAAAATAAATGCAGCAGATCTCGCAGAAGCATTTGATGCAGCTATGAATGGTAAACCAACAAAGTTGTCCAAAGATGAGGCCACACAAATTTATTCAAAGGCCATGGGTGAATTATCAGCAAAAGCAAGTCATGCTGCTAAAGCGGAAGGAGAGCAATTCCTGAAAGAGAATTCTAAAAAGGAAGGTGTTGTTTCTCTTCCCAGTGGTTTGCAATACCAGGTTATTAAAATGGGCGATGGAGCAAAACCATCAGCTACATCCAAGGTGAAAACTCATTATCACGGTACATTGATCAACGGAAAAGTTTTTGACAGCAGCGTGGAAAGAGGCGAACCCATTTCATTTCCATTAAACGGAGTGATCAAAGGCTGGACAGAAGCTTTGCAGTTAATGCCCGTAGGTTCAAAATGGAGATTATTCATTCCATATCACCTTGCTTACGGCGAAAGAGGTGCGGGAGCAGATATAAAACCTTATTCAACGCTGATTTTCGAAGTTGAGTTGTTGGCTATTGAAGAATAA
- a CDS encoding TonB family protein, which translates to MKKEKKAKDFLPTPEYPGGNKAMANFIGQNLKYPKNAFDQKIEGTVIIKGEINFEGKVIQTKVLSSLHSECDAEAQRVVSLLQFQVEKIRNAKVIYYKTFHIHFKLPATPPPMQVNYVVTPKESEKLIQYTVVIGKGVEKAEG; encoded by the coding sequence TTGAAAAAAGAAAAAAAGGCCAAAGATTTTCTTCCTACGCCCGAATATCCGGGAGGAAATAAAGCGATGGCAAATTTTATTGGTCAAAATCTCAAGTATCCCAAAAATGCATTTGATCAAAAAATCGAAGGCACGGTAATCATCAAAGGCGAAATCAATTTTGAGGGCAAGGTCATTCAAACCAAAGTGCTCTCTTCACTGCACAGCGAATGCGATGCAGAAGCTCAGCGCGTTGTTTCCTTACTTCAATTTCAGGTGGAGAAAATCAGGAATGCCAAGGTGATTTATTATAAGACTTTTCATATTCATTTCAAATTACCTGCCACACCACCTCCCATGCAAGTTAATTATGTCGTTACACCAAAGGAGTCAGAAAAATTAATTCAGTATACGGTGGTTATTGGGAAGGGGGTTGAAAAGGCTGAAGGGTAA
- the dusB gene encoding tRNA dihydrouridine synthase DusB — protein sequence MQEPLYIGNIALPDFPVVLAPMEDVSDPPFRMLCKQQGCDLMFTEFISVEGLIRDAAKSVQKLDIYPEERPVGVQIFGAEYDSMMRATEIVEQAKPELIDINYGCPVQKVVCKMAGAGILRDVPKMVELTKAVVNSTSLPVTVKTRLGWDDKTIFIEEVAERLQDVGIKALTIHARTRSQMYKGDADWTWIAKVKENPRIHIPVFGNGDIDSPEKALLYKNRYGVDGLMIGRASIGYPWIFREIKHFLKTGELLGPPTLEERLDAVQQHLLHSIKWKGEKLGILEMRRHYTNYFRGFPGVKEFRTRLVSSMYKNEIIDILEEMQVHYSCEMQLAG from the coding sequence ATGCAGGAGCCTTTGTATATTGGGAATATAGCCCTGCCGGATTTTCCGGTGGTGTTGGCACCTATGGAAGATGTAAGCGATCCTCCTTTTCGCATGTTATGCAAACAGCAAGGTTGCGATTTGATGTTCACGGAATTCATTTCCGTAGAAGGCTTGATCAGAGATGCTGCTAAATCAGTCCAGAAATTAGATATATATCCGGAAGAGAGGCCGGTAGGGGTTCAGATTTTTGGTGCGGAATACGATTCCATGATGCGGGCCACAGAAATTGTGGAACAGGCTAAACCCGAGCTGATCGACATCAATTATGGCTGCCCGGTTCAAAAAGTTGTTTGTAAAATGGCTGGTGCCGGTATACTCAGAGATGTTCCCAAAATGGTAGAACTTACCAAAGCTGTTGTCAATTCGACATCGCTGCCCGTCACCGTAAAAACGCGCCTGGGTTGGGATGATAAAACCATTTTTATTGAAGAAGTCGCAGAGAGGCTTCAGGATGTAGGTATAAAAGCACTGACTATTCATGCGCGAACGCGGTCGCAAATGTATAAGGGAGATGCCGACTGGACCTGGATCGCCAAAGTCAAAGAAAATCCCAGAATTCACATACCTGTTTTCGGAAATGGCGATATCGATAGTCCGGAAAAAGCTTTGCTTTACAAAAACAGATATGGAGTCGATGGTCTTATGATCGGCAGGGCCAGCATTGGGTATCCGTGGATTTTCAGGGAAATCAAACATTTTTTAAAAACCGGTGAGCTATTAGGTCCTCCTACTTTGGAAGAACGCCTGGATGCCGTACAACAGCATCTTCTGCATTCAATAAAATGGAAAGGAGAAAAACTTGGGATTTTAGAAATGCGAAGACATTATACCAATTATTTCAGAGGATTTCCGGGTGTAAAAGAATTTAGAACCAGGCTGGTAAGTTCAATGTATAAAAATGAAATTATAGATATTCTGGAAGAAATGCAGGTCCATTATTCCTGTGAAATGCAATTGGCAGGATGA
- the trmD gene encoding tRNA (guanosine(37)-N1)-methyltransferase TrmD: MHFTIVSVIPELMSSPLGHSIIQRAQERGLLTIECIDLRSFGLGAYRQIDDYPYGGAAGMVLMIEPLVNCVEILKQQRSFDEIIYLTPDGETFDQKTANQLSLKENLLIICGHYKGVDQRFRDHWVTREISIGDYVLSGGELAACVLVDAVGRLLPGVLNDETSALTDSFQDNLLAPPVYTRPSSFKGLDVPEVLLSGHQAKIDEWNFEQALQRTKQKRPDLLEDAQE, encoded by the coding sequence ATGCATTTTACCATAGTAAGTGTCATCCCGGAATTGATGAGTAGTCCCTTGGGTCACTCCATCATTCAACGTGCTCAGGAACGCGGTTTGCTCACGATAGAATGCATAGACTTACGATCGTTTGGATTGGGGGCTTATCGCCAGATAGACGATTACCCTTATGGGGGTGCTGCGGGTATGGTCCTGATGATAGAACCCCTGGTCAACTGTGTTGAGATATTAAAGCAACAGCGAAGCTTTGATGAAATAATTTACCTCACTCCCGACGGCGAAACATTCGATCAGAAAACAGCCAATCAACTCAGTCTGAAGGAAAATCTTCTGATCATTTGCGGACATTACAAAGGAGTCGATCAAAGATTCAGGGATCATTGGGTCACCAGGGAAATTTCCATCGGAGATTATGTACTATCGGGAGGAGAACTGGCAGCTTGTGTTTTGGTGGATGCTGTCGGCAGATTGTTGCCGGGCGTACTCAATGATGAAACATCTGCCTTGACAGATTCTTTTCAGGACAATCTTTTGGCTCCACCGGTCTATACCCGCCCGTCGAGTTTCAAAGGACTCGATGTGCCGGAAGTATTATTAAGCGGACATCAGGCCAAAATCGATGAGTGGAATTTCGAACAAGCGTTACAAAGGACAAAACAAAAAAGACCCGACTTACTTGAGGATGCTCAGGAATAA
- a CDS encoding TIGR02206 family membrane protein, whose amino-acid sequence MDPSWEQFLGQVSGFERFSIEHWIPMILWIFGTYQWINWAQKKSVAEKHRSAFWFSASLAFAVLTWMLIRMAMGRFDIKEDLPFHLCNILAVLFPVALYFQIKWFFGILYFWVLVGTLQAVITPDLREPFPHFVYFRYWWIHCGLITLIVYGLIVLKWRIEVRDIGNAIIGANVYLVFSLIINWFTGGNYFFTMRKPEAATLLDYLGPWPWYLLTGQLVMLIFFIIYYLPVRYFQNRKEQKA is encoded by the coding sequence ATGGATCCATCTTGGGAGCAATTTCTCGGACAAGTTAGTGGATTTGAACGTTTTTCAATCGAGCATTGGATTCCAATGATCCTTTGGATCTTTGGTACATATCAATGGATCAATTGGGCTCAGAAGAAATCTGTAGCTGAAAAACACAGATCGGCTTTTTGGTTTTCGGCAAGCCTGGCATTTGCAGTACTAACCTGGATGCTGATTCGGATGGCTATGGGCAGATTCGATATCAAAGAAGATCTTCCCTTTCATTTATGCAACATCTTAGCTGTTCTGTTTCCTGTCGCTTTGTATTTTCAGATCAAATGGTTTTTTGGAATTCTGTATTTCTGGGTACTTGTTGGTACGTTGCAAGCCGTGATCACACCTGATTTAAGAGAACCTTTTCCGCATTTCGTATATTTTCGGTATTGGTGGATCCATTGCGGATTGATCACTTTGATTGTTTACGGGCTCATTGTTCTCAAATGGAGAATTGAGGTTCGCGATATTGGTAATGCCATCATCGGGGCAAATGTTTATCTGGTTTTTTCTCTGATCATCAACTGGTTTACAGGTGGAAATTATTTTTTCACCATGCGAAAACCAGAAGCTGCCACGCTATTGGATTATCTCGGGCCATGGCCCTGGTATCTGCTTACCGGTCAATTGGTGATGTTGATCTTTTTTATTATTTATTATTTGCCGGTACGGTATTTTCAAAACAGAAAAGAGCAAAAAGCTTAA
- a CDS encoding dipeptidase yields MNATQYLDSNKQRFLDELLDLLRIPSVSADSNHNADTYRCAEAVKQALLDAGCTHAEICKTKGHPVVYGERIVDPKLPTVLTYGHYDVQPPDPLNLWTSGPFDPVVKDGKIYARGACDDKGQVFMHIKALECMVKTNSLPCNLKFMIEGEEEVGSANLGKFLKANKEKLKADIVLVSDTSMISMDTPSIESGLRGLAYMEVEVTGPNRDLHSGVYGGAVPNPITILCRMIASLHDKNNKIKVRGFYRDVIELTDEERKALNKAPFSEEEYKKDLDIDEVWGETGYTTLERTGVRPTLELNGIWGGYTGEGAKTVLPSKAYAKISMRLVPNQNSKKIAKQFTKHFERIAPPGVKVKVTELHGGEPVVTPTDSEAYKAAAKAIETTFGKKPIPTRGGGSIPIVALFEKVLGLKTVLMGFGLDSDNIHSPNEHYGLQNYYKGIETIPYFHKYYAEMKNK; encoded by the coding sequence ATGAATGCAACTCAATACCTGGATTCAAATAAACAAAGGTTTCTGGACGAACTGCTCGATTTGCTCAGAATCCCATCTGTAAGCGCAGACTCCAATCACAATGCAGATACTTACCGCTGTGCAGAAGCTGTAAAACAAGCTTTATTGGACGCTGGCTGCACCCACGCCGAAATTTGTAAAACCAAAGGGCATCCGGTTGTTTATGGAGAACGGATCGTCGATCCGAAATTGCCTACAGTGCTCACTTATGGCCATTACGACGTACAACCACCGGATCCACTCAACTTATGGACCAGCGGACCGTTTGACCCTGTAGTAAAGGATGGTAAAATTTATGCCCGCGGAGCCTGTGACGATAAAGGTCAGGTATTTATGCACATCAAAGCTTTGGAATGTATGGTTAAAACCAATTCGCTTCCCTGCAATCTGAAATTCATGATCGAAGGCGAAGAAGAAGTTGGATCTGCCAACCTGGGAAAATTTCTGAAGGCCAATAAAGAAAAATTAAAAGCAGACATTGTGTTGGTGAGCGATACGTCCATGATTTCGATGGACACACCTTCCATTGAATCCGGATTGCGCGGACTGGCCTATATGGAGGTTGAAGTAACCGGCCCAAACAGGGATTTGCATTCGGGAGTGTATGGTGGAGCCGTACCCAATCCAATTACCATACTTTGCAGAATGATCGCATCGCTCCACGATAAAAATAATAAAATTAAAGTCAGAGGATTTTACAGAGACGTCATTGAACTTACTGATGAAGAAAGAAAGGCATTAAATAAAGCACCATTCAGCGAAGAAGAATACAAAAAAGATCTCGATATCGATGAAGTATGGGGAGAAACCGGTTATACCACTCTCGAACGAACAGGCGTTAGGCCTACCTTGGAATTGAACGGCATCTGGGGAGGATATACAGGTGAAGGAGCAAAAACCGTCCTTCCCTCGAAAGCGTATGCAAAAATTTCCATGCGTTTGGTTCCCAATCAGAATTCTAAAAAAATTGCAAAACAATTTACGAAGCACTTCGAGCGGATTGCTCCACCTGGAGTGAAGGTAAAAGTGACCGAATTGCATGGCGGGGAGCCTGTCGTGACTCCAACCGATAGTGAAGCCTACAAAGCAGCAGCCAAAGCCATTGAAACGACTTTTGGCAAGAAACCGATACCGACCAGAGGTGGTGGCAGCATTCCAATTGTAGCACTTTTTGAGAAAGTGTTGGGATTAAAAACAGTACTCATGGGATTCGGATTGGATTCGGATAACATCCACTCGCCGAACGAGCATTATGGTCTGCAGAATTATTATAAGGGAATAGAGACCATACCTTATTTCCACAAATATTATGCAGAAATGAAAAATAAATAA
- the nhaD gene encoding sodium:proton antiporter NhaD, which produces MITLITAIFIIGYLCIIFEHQLKIDKAVSAMLTGVACWVVIALNHDHVQSPDYLMEQMSHVLGEIAAILFFLLGAMTIVELIDLHDGFSVVSKWIQARKKMSLLILISAISFFFSAVLDNLTTTIVMISLIRKIIHHNEDRLWFVSFVVVAANAGGAWSPIGDVTTTMLWIGHKVTSIELVKQLLIPSLICICIPLMIVSRNTRFWGSYKDEIEMPSVFHPSASFYLITGVILLIFVPVFKTITHLPPFMGMMGALSIFWLISEIDHPYKFPETKESPRPTVRNALSRIEIPSILFFFGILLAIAALQHIGQLIILGNALDRHISDPALIAFVLGLLSAVIDNVPLVAGAMGMYSYPVDHNFWHEVAFAAGTGGSVLIIGSAAGVAAMGLEKITYPWYLKRISVLAFLGYVAGWLYIYFFD; this is translated from the coding sequence ATGATTACACTGATCACTGCCATCTTTATTATCGGTTATTTGTGCATCATTTTCGAGCACCAGCTAAAAATTGATAAAGCGGTTTCTGCTATGCTTACAGGAGTTGCGTGCTGGGTCGTCATTGCACTCAACCACGATCACGTCCAATCACCAGATTATTTAATGGAGCAAATGTCTCATGTATTAGGAGAGATTGCAGCCATATTATTTTTTCTTTTAGGAGCCATGACCATCGTAGAACTCATTGATCTTCACGATGGTTTCAGTGTGGTCAGCAAATGGATTCAGGCCAGAAAAAAAATGAGTTTGCTGATCCTGATCTCAGCCATATCATTTTTCTTCTCTGCGGTGCTTGATAACCTGACCACTACTATTGTAATGATTTCTCTGATCAGAAAAATAATTCATCACAACGAAGACCGTTTATGGTTTGTCAGTTTTGTTGTTGTTGCTGCGAATGCAGGTGGAGCCTGGTCTCCTATTGGAGATGTAACTACGACGATGTTGTGGATTGGTCACAAAGTCACCTCAATTGAACTTGTAAAGCAACTCCTTATTCCTTCGTTAATTTGCATTTGCATTCCATTGATGATTGTTTCCAGAAATACAAGATTTTGGGGATCTTATAAAGATGAAATTGAAATGCCGAGTGTATTCCATCCTTCAGCTTCGTTTTATCTGATAACCGGAGTTATACTACTCATTTTTGTCCCTGTTTTTAAAACCATCACGCATTTGCCCCCTTTCATGGGTATGATGGGTGCTTTATCAATTTTCTGGCTGATATCCGAGATTGATCATCCCTATAAATTTCCGGAAACCAAAGAAAGCCCGAGACCAACCGTTAGAAATGCGCTCTCCAGAATTGAAATTCCAAGCATCTTGTTCTTTTTTGGGATCCTGCTCGCAATAGCTGCATTGCAACACATCGGGCAATTAATAATCCTTGGCAACGCTCTCGACAGGCATATCAGCGATCCTGCATTGATTGCTTTTGTATTGGGCTTACTGTCCGCTGTTATCGACAACGTTCCATTAGTTGCCGGTGCCATGGGCATGTATTCTTATCCGGTGGACCATAATTTCTGGCATGAGGTCGCATTTGCGGCCGGCACCGGAGGCAGTGTGCTTATCATTGGATCCGCTGCGGGAGTGGCCGCCATGGGGCTTGAAAAAATCACTTATCCCTGGTATTTGAAAAGGATCAGCGTCTTAGCGTTTCTGGGTTATGTAGCCGGGTGGTTGTATATTTATTTTTTCGATTGA